AAGAGAATGTTGGAGGGAGGTTTCCAAACAGCCAAAACACAAAAATGGCAATTGGGTGAAAAGATATGTCAATTATTGGGGGCGTGCAGACTGCTTCACTATTGCTTTATCTCAATCTTATTATTGTAGTTGTTGGGAATTATTGCAAAGTTAGTAAAATATTtcgagtttttaaaaataaatatttagtaaatttgatattcaaattttaatatctatattccaaccttttttattgatttaaggTTATATCTAATTTTATGGACCTCAATCATAGTTCctctttcaaaattcaaactatGAGAAAGTCAACTCTAAAATTTGTTTGAGAacttagaaagaaaaataaaaagatagaaaacatttttttattgatgttaTTGGTAAGAACGATataaaagttgaaagaaaatttaaatttatttccttCATCGCATGATAGAGttgaaaacaagaagaaaaaaatgtaaattaaatgtaaaaaaaccataaatgCAGACACTTACTtgcatctttttattttagtattaatataataaagacttaatatataatttagtattTGAGTTTGACTCTTTTTTAATCTAATACTTGTATTATTTTTGCTCCAATctaatacatgtatatacaacaattatatattttaatactcaaagataacaatattaacttttagtggttaatttggattttaaagtttaaaattcataattaactaatgatattagcaattaactttcgttaaataaaccctaaattataaattaaattctacAGAGTTAACACAATTGTTTTGgataccaaaatttataattgtcaTATTAAGAacaacacaaataaaaaaagtcAAACTATATTAAGAATTatcatcatttctatttttttctcccacttttatttttactaaatacaCTTACAATATTAACTACAAGTGAATAAGGTTAGGTATTAAATTATCATGATTGGTTTCTGTACTTAGAAACATTTCAACATTTCTCATTTTGTATGAAACTACCTTACCTTAGATCATGCATCCCATTATTTCAAcctttatttattcttaatcgttcttaaatgaataattttctttaataatttcattataatttttgattATATCAGCTCTTTTAATTccctaactcataaataggaggataatgcgctttagTACATTCAAATTCACGCCCTCATGTATTAACAATAATATCCATGTTAATACCCAatcagtaaaataaataatatttttacctgaatgagaaaaactaaaatgaatacAGTGGGTTCAAACATGAAACTTAagcattttctttattattaaattagtattttattaatttaagtattgaatataaaatatatatatatatattacacatCTTTACCAAGCAGGGCATCACTTTGAAGCTAACATTCctataaattatagaaataatttttatatttttagttgtaGTGGTTAGGatttaatgataatttcaaataaaaaacaactcataattgttttttttttttgccaggAAACACGccataaatttgataaataataaaaagccattaaaatcAACATCATTGGCTTTTGTGTCCTTCATGGCTTTCATCAAAAGAAGATCAATTTTGGACTAACTTAATAtccattttgaaaataataatcactaaaattcaaatttgttgAAAGGTTGATCTTTTCAActtcttcaatcttttttaCTTGTAATTATTCACCAAACTAGAAGCCTAGTTACTCTATTGTAGCTTAAATATTGTTTTGTATATCTTCATttcacctaaaatttttatcatattaattactttaattaaaaatatttgtcatAAAAAATTCTTCATCAATAAAGTTACACCCCATCTTACATGGGCCTCATCCAGTCACATCAAAATTTACCTAAGATAACTTACGATAATAAGATGCTCCGTAACTCTCAAATACATGTATCAAAGGCACACCAATGACTTTGTAAGTCTCACTTAGTGAGACAAGTGGCTTCATGGTATCCATATGAAGAGTTTACAAGTACCATCCATCAACCTTGAGAGGCAAGACACAAATGACCATATTATTACACTTTCCCAATAGTCTTCTCAATCCCCTCTTCCTCACAACTCTCTGCCTGTCgccaaattttgaaattgcCGAAAGAATCTTGCAATGGAACTAGATATCCAACCAATCATTCTTGCAATACAATAATTACATGGAAATTTTAGGTGCCACTGTGACTCAAATATAGATCTTATCCATGAGTTTGTAGAAACATGTAAGAAGCTGGTATTTGTCTTTATCAAAGGTTCTATCCAGAACATTGGTCAACTAGAACATTAACTTATGAGTCGATTCCTTACCAATAAGGCGACATATAAAATCTTGTCAACCCTCTATCTATGCAGAAGAAGCCATGCGAACCCTTTAGGATTACATTCTTCATTTTAATCCGGCAACAATGGAAACTAAAAATCTGATGGACTATTGGGTTATTCAGACATTTATAGTTGATGTATCATCACATGagcatttgaaatatgttatcCAGCTGGACTCTAGAAGTCCAAAAACTGCTCATAGGGTCCAAGACAATGAAGCTGTGttaaaacgaaaaagaaaattttttttttttgatgagTACATTTTTAAGAGTGAGGGATGGAGatgaaagtaattaaatttatgtaatttaatgtCTTGGCTTGGCAAAACATTAACTGCTAAAGCAAAAAAGTTATCGGAAACTAAGCATTTGCAACATGATGAATGAAACACCAACGGGAAGTATGAGTGAGGAAGTATCCTTCAAACCTTAAAAACCCATcttcccattttcttttctttctgtcTCTTTGAATCGCAGCTTTAACTGAAAAAGTATAATTAAGAATATGACAACACAGTGCTTTCCTCTCTACTTTCTCTATGGTTTCTTTCCTTAaacttatttagaaaaaaaatgaaaattggtgACAAGTAAGGTGATGCAGAGTTTAAACTTCAAAAGAATGGAGCATTGAGGATGTAAGGGGGCCGGGTCAGACCCTTGGAAAGATGTCTTAGTGATAAAAACAGGGGCAGCCTTATTCTCACCAAAACCATGTtctttaatcttcaaaattataACCCATTCCTGGTTCTGCTTTATGGCCATGTCAGCTTTTTCATTGAGTTTTACAGGTTGATGGATCCATTGACACCCATGGCCTGGAACGGAAATATATTTGATGGGCTTTATCTTTGCTAGTTGGAAAGTGCTGTCTGCTTAGCCtgtaaacataaatttattaaaatatacttaaagcTGATAACATCTCAGTTTTTTTAACCAtcatatttgttatatttaatatcatatcaatattctcTCATTTACCTAATGAAACTGACCCTTTCATCATTCAAAACTTGAACCTTTATTTCAAAAGGAAATGAATGCACCCACTCCATTTCTCCTTTTGTTTCAGAGTTGCTTTAAGGTCGTCAAATATCCCTCACAAAATACCATCATCTCTACTTTTGTTTTGTTCAATTATTTTCCATCGATGTAGTTTTTATAATCTTGATCGTTATTTGTATGgctattaattttgttttactacCCTTTGAGAAAGCATCGCAGGAAATATCAAATGCAATCAAGAGTTACATTGCTCATATTCGAGTGTGAGTCTTAGATATGAATATGTATCTCACACGAgtataattagatttttttaagatttttcatGTGTTTGTAACATGTGTTGAACACGAACactttaataaatatgaaaagttcaATAAACATGAACCAAATGTGTTGGTGTACAAGCTAGCTATTTAATTGTAAagtttaaaccttaaaatcactACTCACAAGGGCAATCACAAACTTGGTTTCAGGACAGATACGTTTACTTCCAGCTAACAGGAAATGTCCAGAACTACAAAGTTGTAAAGTGCATTTTGAATTGTGTTGACAATCAATCATCTTCATTCAAAAGAAGATTTAATTTGTTgacaaaatttggatgaaagCTATCCTATTCAAGTCAACCAAGTAAATCAACAATGGATGATTTTTCCATGATTGATTAACATCATATCATCTTCACATCCTTTTACTTAACTTTTTGGATGTAGAGCAATGAATGCAAAACCTTGTCCTGCATTTTTTGAGCTACATAGCTTATGTTACTTAAAACCACGAGAGATTAAATGCTAACTACTTTGGCCAATTGATGAAGCATGTGGTTCTCACTACATAACCATGTACTTATAAAGGTGTAAGGTTTGCTTTCATCAAGATCATTTCATAAAGGACGCCCAAACTAGCTTTATGTATATGTGCATTGAGAGATGACAAGAAACATAAGACCCGTTCTGTAGAAACATAAGAATACATATAAAACATAATGAGGAAGGAGAGCAAAAAGATCCGTGTCTGTTCTCTGCATTTCATGTTCTGGAACTGCTCAAATCATCCGGAAATTCATCTGAACAATGATGGAAAATAAGGGAAATAGGAAACTTATACCAGTGTCGAGTGATGTGGCAGCTGAAAGGACCTTGTCTTCTGCGAAAGCAccattaaattaatcaaaacattttaagaCAACAAAATAATGCAATATAGATCAAATAGAAACATTGAGGGGGAGGGGGCGTACTTACTGCAATCTTTAGCATGACAAATGCACTTCAACCCAACACCACAATTGCCATTAGGCTTCTTACATTCATTACACATATCAGGTACATGGTCAGGAATGTCGAATGAAATCCTTGTCCCCAAATCAACTCCTTCATAGTCTTCCTCACTTAAAGACCTTCTATAAACCCTCCTGTAACCTGAGCAACTCAAATCTTTAGGATGAAAGCCAGGGTCAAGCTTTTCAATATCTTTAACAACTAGACATGAAAAGGGCAGTTGAACTTCAGAAGCAGCCTCTCCACACATGTGGAAGCGAGTGCAGTTGTGGATAAAAGACGCTGCGGTGGGGTGGGTTTTGTGTGAGCAGTTGAAGAGGAGGAGTGAATTGGGCAGAGGAGGAGAAGGGAAACCAGCTGAAAGGAGTGCTGGGGATACAAAATGCTCTGAAGAAGAACAACTAGTGTGAGACACTATTAGTGTTTTACTTGTGTAATCAATGGAAGAGATGGGGAAAAGACCCAGAGAGGTCCTGAAATATAGCTTCTGAGATTTGCATCTGGTCATGAGATTTAATGGGGAGAAGTTGGTAGAATTTTGAGCCAAGAAAGGTGTCTGAAGCTGAAGGTTACCACAGCGGAGTGTGGGAGCTGTTTTTAGGGCAGTGGAGGTGGTAAAAAGGAGCATGTGGGAAAGGAGCAAATATTGAAGCTTGAGTTTCTTGAATATTTGCAGGATCTCTTCCATTGttgcttttgctttgtttgTCCCTTTCAGATGATGTGAATGAAATTAATGGGAGATGGTGCCTTTGATGATCAGAGGAGATAAGAAGGtataaaaacaaagaacctGCTTAAGTCTCCTTTTGGTTAACTATGGCATGCTTGTGATTACAATGGGAAGAAATGGCCCTTTTTCTTTcaccttttattttaatttcttttcacatggacctccattttcgtttttcaGTCATCTTTTGTCCAGTGCTTTTCCTTTAAACACCCTTTTTGCAGTATTCTAGCTAGTTAAAGAATGAATCTAAAAAAGTAGAAAGattaaaattcacaaaattagaaCCCAAAGATGAAATCTGCATGTAAAGAGTATGTTGATGAAAATTGTTGGATGTTTTGAACCAGCTGTTTTTGCTGCTATAGTGGAATGGCAGACAGGATTATTTGGATGGGACCATCTTTGATTAAGGCAGCTAATTAACCTAATCACGTCTCATCGGTTAATGTGAAATAAACAAAGTCAAAAGTAGGTTTAACATCTTCTAGGATTTTCTGCTGCATATATATTTGATGTGAAAGGCTATgttactataattttattttttagaacataaatattatgaaattgatTATACATGCTTTTCATGATGTTGGTTAATCAGTTTCTCAACCCTGCCTATTTGTTCAAAGGACCTATGCATGAAAAACATGGGCAATGCGAAGCAAACAATCAGATAATTTTGACAGAGCTCTGGAACCTGGATGTATGTCCTGAAAAAGACCAGAAAGGTGCTGAAGCTTAAGCTGTAACACTAAAATGACTAACTACCCACATAAATCAGATTCATGTAAAACATGAGAGTCTACAATTTTGGTTCTTGGAATCACAAATTAATAGGCTACAATGGTATCCTGTTGGAAAAGAGTAAATGTTACAAACTCAGATGTTCCTCTTGCTGATCTACGCCAGTGAGGAACTTCGAGACTTTCGAAGGCTCAACATCCGTTTTCGATGCCCACGACCCTGTTTATGTTGTTCCCACTCATGGGCTCCTCTTAGTATCCTATCTCCGCAGGCctgttaatagaataattatataagctcaattttatcaaaaactGGAACCTTAATCTTTACAGCCAGCAGATTCTAACATGCAAAGGAGAATGAAAATTGTACAGACAGATTTGTTTCAGTTGTAGCCAACCTTGCATATGTATTGAGTCCACAAGTCCCTCTGGACTGTATCCGTTGAAGTTTTACTTTCACCATCCGGAGTTTGCCCATTACTATCATCTTTATTGAGGAATGATCTAATCATTTTCACAGCAGGTCCAACCACTTGCACTGCCCAACACTCATCTGATTTCTCTGAAATATAGAGACACGATTATTCATAATGATGATTCACCCAATAACAGAGAATATAATATTTTCGctgaaaaagtaaatatatgaaATGGGATCGGCTGCAAGAGCGTACTTGATATAGATTCTGTTGCATCAACATAACTAATATTCCATCCAAACAATGTCTGAAGTTGATTGACCCTCCTTTTCTGCAAAACAACAATTTTACTGTTAATAACTTACACACATTTTACATATAGCCACCAAACTGCTACAATGCCTCCATCTTAATCGATTCAGGGTATGGACTTATTTGAGTTCCAGAAACAACTGATTTCCATTTTAAAAACTGgtcaaatattacaaattagtGGAACTATGCATATTCAAAAGACTCAAGTCTCCAAAAGGTTCCAACAGCGATTCAGGTCAACCAAAATCATGAATAATGCAACAAGATAGACTTACTTGACGACGAACAAGTCTCCGGGTGTTTGCTTTTACTTTGTCAATGGCTTCTTCTAACAGAACTTTTTGGGGGTTATCACAAGAGGAATTTAGTATTCCCCTAGTATTTTCTTTGAACAATTTATCATCAATCCTTGTTGACAGCTTTAGAAGAGTTCCATCAGAAGAATCACTTGTCTCATCATCCATGCTGTCAGAAAAGTAAGCCTGAAGAAAATTCTCAAATTCTCGAACACCTATGGCCTGTCGCAAACCTAGAGTATAATTTCCATTTGGATTGTAAATGTCATACACTTCATTGAGCAAACCAGCATCTATCATGCAGTCTACCCTGTGTTCCACATACTGGTCCAGCACAGGTAAGGCAGCATCGATGCATATAAAACAGCAACGATATCTAGAATTATTAACTCGGCCCCAGTTCTGCCCTGCCACatgcaaaatttaaattcaaaagcaAGTAGGTCAACTAAGTGCCGTCTCCCTCTCAAGAAATATTAGTTTGATCTCAATGGTTTCTGTTTGGTCTTGCTAAATCAAAGCAAGTAGGTCAACTAAGTGCCGTCTCCCTCTCAAGAAATATTAGTTTGATCTCAATGGTTTCTGTTTGGTCTTGCTAAATCAAAACAGCAATAGATGTGTCGTAAAAGAATCCAAAGACAAAGAAGATAAAGTTAAAACTTTATAGTAGGTACAAGTAAACAAGAAGCATAAACATGAATCAAGGACCACCAACCTCTGCAGCCTTTCCCTGATAAAGTTTGCTGGGAAGAACACCAGAACGAGCATAAAGACTAAGGTATAGATTAATCTGCAAGTTGAACAAATGTCATGAATGTATGCATGGTTATATCTTAGTTAAAAATTTCGAAACCTTCAATTAACAAAGCAATGTTTTATCGACTTGTGCTTTGTATAGCTAAAGCTACAGAGTTACAAGCAAAACCTAAGCAGGCCTCAACTTCAGGTTTGTCTAACAAGGTTCACAGTAGGACTCTCGAGCATTGGGTTACATCTAACTAGCTGAGTTAAACTGAAACAAGTAAGAAATCAAGCTTTCAACCAATAACTGCTGTGGCAAAATATACTGCCAAATCCAAGCAGccaaaaatataattcattatCAACTTGTGCTTTTATAGGTAGGTAGGTATAAGATATACAgcaattattgattttaataagATATACAGCAATTATACGTAGGTAAGCATACcatatacatcaaaatttgattcTTACTTTTCTATGATTATTTGGATGAATTCTGTCTGCTGCAACTGGATCAAGTTCTTTAAGAAGATCATAGCTATAATTGCAACTGTCTCCAAGGATGTCAGGCATATGATTGGTCTGCTCATTTCCTGTGACAATTCAAACAATGTGACTAGACTAGTAACTCGGAATGATCCAAAGCACAAGGATTCCTACATACCAGGATGGTCCCTTGAGTAGGTTTCAGACATATCTTCTACTGATTCATCAAGAAGGAACGAACTCATAACTGCCTGCAAACAAgggtttaaatataaatttcataattgagtGCAGGAGACTAAAAGTTAATATGCTTCGACTCTAAATAAATAGGAAGAGACAACtacaaagaaagaaatgaacAAAGATAGTCAGACAGGCAGACATAGAGAGATGAGAGCATCCTTGGAACCGGacataaatgattaatttgagtGCTAGAAATCAATGAAAAAGatattatgatagaaaatgcttgCCCTTCCAGGAAGAACATTGTTGAGCATTAAATTTGTTAGATGAAATACAAGAAGCCTCAGCACAGAATAAACAAAAAGTATTAAGACAAATATATGTTTGTTAAAGAAACACTTGATTCTAGCATATTATTAGTCAAAAGGATTAAAACTGTCTTCATACACAAGAAGGCTTACTATACTAGTGGTAGAAACTCCACCAGAGTTTGCTAAAGAGGACTAATCatattgggaaaaaaaaaaaaaagcttacctGAATATAGTAATTGGTGCCTCCAACAATGACTGGCAAATGGTTGCGAGATAATATGTCACTAATAATCTGAAAGTACAATAGCACAAATTAAGTAGAGAATTAATGATAGCAAACAATAACATAGAAAAGTATTTAACATGAACAATTGCCATACAAATAAAACCAGTTATGTGAGCTTTGTCAACCTTAAGTCTCAAGGAATTGTATCACTTCCTAAGTTATAGACAAGCGAGCAAAAGTGCTCTAGGACTTTCCACCAGATACAAAAGGAAACATAATTCTGAagatttactttattttttttaaaaccaataaatttgttcaaataaaaaaaaatggatgagatccctctaatagcaattaagttaaaaaatgaGTTATAGTAGTTGATTATCCATTCTTAATCAATTATGAATTTCGTTTCAACCATTTACTTCATTGCAAAGTTTTGAGTTTTGagcaaacaaaataatcaaGTACCAAAAGGAACAAGACATAATTAAAAGCTTGGGAAAAAAACACATACAACCATACatgtaaaagaaaagacatAAGAAAACAATCAAAAGGAAGCAGAACTCACAGGAATAGCAGAATCCCTGAACTTTTTAGCCGTGAATTCCACATCTGAGCTAACAGTACCCAAAAGATGATGTGGCACTCCTACAAAAATTAGGGAAGTTATTAACAAAAGTTTTCTccaaacaaaaatacaaaatatatatatggacaGAGAGAGATATGAAGGCAATACCATTTTGTTCACGGAGGGGGACTTTATTGGTGAGGACATCAAGACCTTGATAGACTTGCATGGAATCAGCGTTGATGATTTCGATAGGAAAATGGGTGGCTAAATCGATGGCTAAACGTGATTTTCCAGAGCCAGTTGGACCCATTATTACTACCAGCTTAGGTTTATGTTCTTCCATTATGGGTTCTCCTCCATTGTTTGAGTTTAGGGTTGTAGCAGGCGACTCGCTGCTGTCGTCCATCTCTCTCCAAAGTCTCTGCTCTCTCGGCAGGCAATTTGCAAAGGTCAGAAAAGCATGTAGCTTTTTGGTGGGCTTGATGTTTGTGGCATCCTCACAAACAGAGCCCAACACAAATCCTATCCTATTTATGCCGCCATAAGTTGGACTGGAGCCCCTCATATTTGTTGGATAAATTCCAAGGTAATTGCTCTTTttcgatttatttttttatataatacctAATTTTAAGTATTTGTGCGGGATTAATTAACCCATTAATTCaggattttttataattttttaagtatttgtcttcgtcattatttatttttagcatAATAGATTCGGGTGAGtttgattaattcaattaatttttaatttaattgatttaactaactattttatataataattgaatCGATGGATTTATATGATATAAACCTAATTCTTCGTAGTTAAGGTAAACAGATGGCTAAAATCTATTTGCAGTTTATGTTGGATTTGAGTATATTGAAAcgtattatcctcttatttatgggttgtgAATGGGCTATAAGTAATTCAagatattgtgtcaaaaagaatgATATGACCGTAATctataatgaaattgttcaaaaaatattaaaaggtttacaaataatatattcattcaatttattaaaaataatatgtctCTGACAaatagtttttgttttaataaaattttaaaggaaatttcaattataaatgtaaattccttttttaaaaaacttaaaattataatttctttctaaaatataaatattttatttataacttttcCTAAATTAAATGAAGTGTTACATACGGagtcaaataattatattaatattataataaatgaggtatcaagCTATGAAAATGTCCGACTATTCTAAATTTACaatatcataaaaattgttTCTTGTTTTACTTGTGGATCTTATTTTATACTATgtatttaatatcttttaaaatgtttttcatatattatcttataaatactttttgaaaataacattaattgaataatatagCATAAACCATAAGAAGGAATATTAAAGGCGGGGGTGAAGCCAGAAATTTAGTTTAaggggtcgaaattaaattttaatttttaatagcttatatctttataatttttaaaaaattaaattatttttttattatttttaagaggaCCAAAGTACAATTtcacctttactaatttaaaattttaaaatttctaaaagacCTAAATAAATCGTTTTTCAGCGGACTAGGAACCTTACCGACCCCTAGATACTccactttttaaagttgagtacCTCTCCAATTCGTTTCATAGATGTTCACCCTCCTTCGCTACACCAACACCACCACCCCGGATCTCCCGCCCAACTTGATAACCTTTTCTAACTTTTCTCCAATCACACatttgtacaagcccaatttagcccgggcccgCACCAAATGAACCAAACCATACCAAGAATAAAAACAGTCCATTTAGCCCAATTACAACCCGAATTAGATGGcccaaatcagaaaattttaacagcCCACTAATTAAACCCAACAACCCACAAGCCCAATACCTAGAATACCCAAACCCAATTCAGCCCAAAATGAACCTAGCCCAACAGaagtcaaactagggtttaaGCCGCACCTCTGCCGCTTCTGACCAGCGCCACGCCTCTGCCCACCTGCTCCAACCGCCCTGCAAAATGAAAAGACAACACACAACAAAGCAgacaaacaacaaaaaagaaacaagttGAAAAGCAAAAAGAGAAACAGATAGGGCCTTGtattttcggctataaagccattTTTGAACAGATTGTAAAGGGGGGATTTttcgaaaagaaaaagggagaaaCCGTttcaagaaaaagagaaaaaccaaagattcaaaaaaggaaataaaagtaactttcttgttcttattttgttttatttatttatttttatttattttattttttatttcgaaataacaataaacaaagaaaaatagagtcttTATACCGTTCATTGCCGTCGCCGGAGTATTAGGAGCCGAGAGGTCGCgcaaaaaagggaaatttttagGTCTTTCGCCGTAGAAGAGGTCTGCACGGAGCCGATGATCCATGGCCACCATGGCCAACGATGACCGATTCTTGGCCGAGCTATGGTTGGTTTCGAATGAGGAGGTGTTGAGagaaagtttttctttttttttctagaatgagggaaaaatgagaattttgggaaaattttgggcTTTTATAATAGagtgaaacggcgccgtttcactATAGCCTTTTAAacgccaaaacggcgccgtttacgACCAACTCGCGtgcgacccgacccgctccagggggatccgcgtgttttcaatGGAGGAGCtaattgcacttttagcccttccgattttttattgttttccaatcaaggattttatttttttaattttaccccaATATTTTTCTACGAGTTCAGTTTGATCCTCGCTGAAACGATGTAGTTTTAGGGGAAGGTAAAATTACCTTTACAGTCCCCCCATGTTATGCGCGTGTTCAGATTTGTCCCtccctttcattttattttgatttcgcCCTAAATCTTTGTCTTACTTtccaaattagtcttttttttattttgttattttaatgattgattcggtttatttatttattcctcactattatattattatattatgctattaatttttgtattattattgttattatatttctattttatttatttatcaaagtttaaatatattttaaccttgtattattattattattattattattattattattattattatttactcatttataccatttaattttagatttaatcatatatacatatacatctTTGACTTATATATACttacctatatttttatatatgcacatacacatacatatttttataacttattttatatatatatatatatgtatacatacttaaatatttttatatacatatttatattcttgtatttttataattttgttcacgtttcttttaattatttattcacgttttcatcattattttaaaagaatgttttaaCTTTACTTGCTTATTATACTTGTTATTTTGCATATTATCATTTGCCTTTTTTATTCACTCTTATTATTGTggcttgtattatttttatgctaTCGCATTCAATATTGCTTTGTACTCATATTAACCTCGTGTTTCATttctaatatttcaaattagattaatttatctcGACGCATAAGTTTCAACTTTCAAATAAGcaaaatttcatgtttagattcgagaggattga
The window above is part of the Gossypium raimondii isolate GPD5lz chromosome 9, ASM2569854v1, whole genome shotgun sequence genome. Proteins encoded here:
- the LOC105799201 gene encoding uncharacterized protein LOC105799201 isoform X1, with amino-acid sequence MEEILQIFKKLKLQYLLLSHMLLFTTSTALKTAPTLRCGNLQLQTPFLAQNSTNFSPLNLMTRCKSQKLYFRTSLGLFPISSIDYTSKTLIVSHTSCSSSEHFVSPALLSAGFPSPPLPNSLLLFNCSHKTHPTAASFIHNCTRFHMCGEAASEVQLPFSCLVVKDIEKLDPGFHPKDLSCSGYRRVYRRSLSEEDYEGVDLGTRISFDIPDHVPDMCNECKKPNGNCGVGLKCICHAKDCSKRQGPFSCHITRHWYKFPISLIFHHCSDEFPDDLSSSRT
- the LOC105799201 gene encoding uncharacterized protein LOC105799201 isoform X2, whose amino-acid sequence is MEEILQIFKKLKLQYLLLSHMLLFTTSTALKTAPTLRCGNLQLQTPFLAQNSTNFSPLNLMTRCKSQKLYFRTSLGLFPISSIDYTSKTLIVSHTSCSSSEHFVSPALLSAGFPSPPLPNSLLLFNCSHKTHPTAASFIHNCTRFHMCGEAASEVQLPFSCLVVKDIEKLDPGFHPKDLSCSGYRRVYRRSLSEEDYEGVDLGTRISFDIPDHVPDMCNECKKPNGNCGVGLKCICHAKDCKDKVLSAATSLDTGISFLFPLFSIIVQMNFRMI
- the LOC105799197 gene encoding tRNA dimethylallyltransferase 2 — its product is MRGSSPTYGGINRIGFVLGSVCEDATNIKPTKKLHAFLTFANCLPREQRLWREMDDSSESPATTLNSNNGGEPIMEEHKPKLVVIMGPTGSGKSRLAIDLATHFPIEIINADSMQVYQGLDVLTNKVPLREQNGVPHHLLGTVSSDVEFTAKKFRDSAIPIISDILSRNHLPVIVGGTNYYIQAVMSSFLLDESVEDMSETYSRDHPGNEQTNHMPDILGDSCNYSYDLLKELDPVAADRIHPNNHRKINLYLSLYARSGVLPSKLYQGKAAENWGRVNNSRYRCCFICIDAALPVLDQYVEHRVDCMIDAGLLNEVYDIYNPNGNYTLGLRQAIGVREFENFLQAYFSDSMDDETSDSSDGTLLKLSTRIDDKLFKENTRGILNSSCDNPQKVLLEEAIDKVKANTRRLVRRQKRRVNQLQTLFGWNISYVDATESISKKSDECWAVQVVGPAVKMIRSFLNKDDSNGQTPDGESKTSTDTVQRDLWTQYICKACGDRILRGAHEWEQHKQGRGHRKRMLSLRKSRSSSLA